A stretch of the Streptococcus oralis genome encodes the following:
- a CDS encoding SemiSWEET family transporter has protein sequence MTKQKINQIVGSIGAFIGIIVFIAYIPQIFANLQGNKAQPFQPLSAAVSCLIWVIYGWTKEPKKDWILIIPNSAGVVLGGLTFLTAL, from the coding sequence ATGACTAAACAAAAAATAAATCAAATTGTCGGTTCAATCGGGGCCTTTATCGGGATTATTGTATTTATCGCCTACATCCCACAAATTTTTGCCAATTTACAAGGCAACAAAGCTCAACCATTCCAGCCTTTATCCGCAGCAGTATCTTGTTTAATTTGGGTTATTTACGGGTGGACAAAAGAACCTAAGAAGGATTGGATACTAATTATTCCAAACTCAGCTGGCGTTGTCTTAGGTGGACTGACATTTCTTACTGCACTATAA
- a CDS encoding CPBP family intramembrane glutamic endopeptidase: MMSNKNKGILIFAILYTVLFVFDGVKLLAFLMPSAIANYLVYVVLALYGSFLFKDRLIKQWNEIRKTKRKFFFGVLTGWLFLFLMTFVFEFVSEMLKQFFGLVGQGLNQSNIQSTFQEQPILIAVFACIIGPFVEELFFRQLLLHHLQKRLPSWLSILLVGLVFALTHMHSLALSEWVSAVGYLGGGIAFSIIYVKEKENIYYPLVVHMLGNSFPLIILVISSM; the protein is encoded by the coding sequence ATGATGTCTAACAAAAATAAGGGAATTCTGATTTTTGCGATTCTCTATACAGTTCTCTTTGTATTTGATGGAGTTAAATTGCTGGCTTTCTTGATGCCATCTGCTATTGCAAATTATCTAGTTTATGTAGTACTAGCTCTATATGGCTCTTTCTTGTTTAAGGATAGATTGATCAAACAATGGAATGAGATTAGAAAGACTAAAAGGAAATTCTTCTTTGGCGTCTTAACAGGATGGCTCTTTCTCTTTCTGATGACTTTTGTCTTTGAATTTGTATCAGAGATGTTGAAGCAGTTTTTTGGGCTAGTCGGACAAGGTCTAAACCAGTCGAATATTCAAAGTACCTTTCAAGAACAACCAATACTGATAGCAGTTTTCGCCTGTATCATAGGACCTTTTGTGGAAGAACTCTTTTTCCGTCAGCTCTTGTTACATCACTTGCAGAAACGTCTGCCAAGTTGGTTAAGCATTCTTCTGGTAGGACTTGTTTTTGCTCTGACTCATATGCACAGTTTGGCTTTATCAGAGTGGGTCAGTGCAGTCGGTTATCTAGGTGGAGGCATTGCCTTTTCTATCATCTATGTGAAAGAAAAAGAGAATATTTATTATCCTCTAGTTGTTCATATGTTAGGCAACAGCTTTCCCTTGATTATTTTAGTTATCAGTAGTATGTGA
- a CDS encoding DNA-3-methyladenine glycosylase I, producing MTKRCGWVKMNNPLYVAYHDEEWGQPLHDDRALFELLCLETYQSGLSWETVLNKRQGFREVFHGYQIQAVAEMTDGELEALLENPAIIRNRAKLFATRANAQAFLQIQKTFGSFDAYLWSFVEGKTIVNDVPDYHLAPAKTALSEKLAKDLKKQGFKFTGPVAVLSFLQAAGLIDDHENDCEWKGN from the coding sequence ATGACAAAACGCTGTGGTTGGGTTAAAATGAACAACCCATTATATGTGGCCTATCATGATGAAGAGTGGGGCCAACCCCTTCATGATGACCGTGCTCTTTTTGAGTTGCTTTGTTTGGAAACTTACCAGTCGGGTCTATCTTGGGAAACGGTACTAAACAAACGCCAAGGATTCCGAGAAGTATTTCATGGCTATCAAATTCAAGCGGTCGCGGAAATGACAGATGGGGAGTTGGAAGCCTTGTTAGAGAATCCAGCCATTATCCGAAATCGTGCCAAGCTCTTTGCGACGCGTGCCAACGCCCAAGCATTTTTACAAATCCAGAAAACCTTTGGCTCTTTTGACGCTTATCTCTGGTCCTTTGTTGAGGGAAAAACGATCGTGAATGATGTTCCTGACTATCACCTAGCACCTGCTAAAACAGCCTTGTCTGAAAAATTAGCTAAAGATCTAAAAAAACAAGGTTTCAAGTTCACAGGCCCAGTTGCCGTTTTATCTTTTCTACAAGCAGCAGGTTTGATTGACGACCACGAGAATGATTGTGAATGGAAGGGGAATTAA
- the ruvA gene encoding Holliday junction branch migration protein RuvA, with protein MYEYLKGIITKITAKYIVLEANGIGYILHVANPYAYSGQVNQETQIYVHQVVREDAQLLYGFRSEDEKKLFLSLISVSGIGPVSALAIIAADDNAGLVQAIETKNITYLTKFPKIGKKTAQQMVLDLEGKVVVASDDLPAKVAVQTSAENQELEEAMEAMLALGYKATELKKIKKFFEGTTDTAENYIKSALKMLVK; from the coding sequence ATGTACGAATATTTAAAAGGAATCATTACCAAAATCACTGCTAAATACATCGTCCTTGAGGCAAATGGTATCGGTTATATCTTGCATGTAGCCAATCCCTATGCTTACTCAGGTCAGGTTAATCAAGAAACTCAGATTTATGTGCACCAAGTTGTCCGCGAGGATGCCCAACTGCTTTACGGCTTTCGCTCAGAAGATGAGAAAAAACTCTTCCTCAGCTTGATTTCGGTCTCAGGGATTGGTCCTGTGTCAGCTCTTGCTATTATTGCTGCCGATGACAATGCTGGCTTGGTTCAGGCGATTGAAACTAAGAACATCACCTACTTGACCAAGTTCCCTAAAATTGGCAAGAAAACAGCTCAGCAGATGGTGCTGGACTTGGAAGGCAAGGTAGTTGTGGCTAGTGATGACCTTCCTGCTAAGGTCGCAGTGCAAACCAGCGCTGAGAACCAAGAATTGGAAGAAGCTATGGAAGCCATGTTGGCATTGGGCTACAAGGCAACCGAGCTTAAGAAGATCAAGAAATTCTTTGAAGGAACGACAGATACAGCTGAGAACTATATCAAGTCGGCCCTTAAGATGTTGGTCAAATAG
- a CDS encoding helix-turn-helix domain-containing protein, whose protein sequence is MKLAEKLFELRKEKGWSQEKLAEQINVSRQSISKWESGQVLPEIEKIIELSKIFQVTTDYLLLDENSEKDSSEVILEEDKDKYYKEVKSYGLWQVIYIFVLALAIYLFLAGSSFPAEFTAWIWLIFVLLIASAIAINKTLKTKQRYLDKVIGLENPSNQDDSMKP, encoded by the coding sequence ATGAAACTCGCAGAAAAACTATTTGAGCTTCGCAAGGAAAAAGGTTGGTCCCAGGAAAAGCTAGCTGAACAAATCAATGTTTCTCGGCAAAGCATCTCCAAATGGGAGTCCGGACAAGTCCTTCCAGAAATCGAAAAAATCATTGAATTAAGCAAGATTTTTCAAGTGACAACTGACTATCTACTACTGGATGAAAACTCTGAAAAAGATTCCTCGGAAGTGATCTTGGAGGAAGATAAGGACAAATACTATAAAGAGGTTAAATCCTATGGTCTCTGGCAAGTGATTTATATTTTCGTCTTGGCTCTGGCTATCTATCTCTTTTTAGCTGGTTCTAGTTTCCCAGCCGAATTCACCGCCTGGATTTGGCTGATCTTCGTTCTTTTGATTGCTTCAGCAATTGCGATCAACAAGACTCTCAAAACCAAACAACGTTATCTTGATAAAGTGATTGGTCTTGAGAATCCCTCAAACCAAGACGACTCTATGAAACCTTGA
- the mutL gene encoding DNA mismatch repair endonuclease MutL → MSHIIELPEVLANQIAAGEVIERPASVVKELVENAIDAGSSQIIIEIEESGLKKIQITDNGHGIAHDEVELALRRHATSKIKNQADLFRIRTLGFRGEALPSIASVSVLTLLTAVDGASHGTKLVARGGEVEAITPATSPVGTKVCVEDLFFNTPARLKYMKSQQAELSHIIDIVNRLGLAHPEISFSLISDGKEMTRTAGTGQLRQAIAGIYGLVSAKKMIAIENSDLDFEITGFVSLPELTRANRNYISLFINGRYIKNFLLNRAILDGYGSKLMVGRFPLAVIHIHIDPYLADVNVHPTKQEVRISKERELMALVSEAIAKSLKEQTLIPDALENLAKSTVRNRQKVEQTILPLKENTLYYEKTELSKPSQAEVADHQVELTEEGQDLTLFAKETLDQLTKPAKLHFAERKPANYDQLDHPELDLASLDKAYDKLEREESSSFPELEFFGQMHGTYLFAQGRDGLYIIDQHAAQERVKYEEYRESIGNVDQSQQQLLVPYIFEFPADDALRLRERMPLLEEVGVFLAEYGENQFILREHPIWMAEEEIESGIYEMCDMLLLTKEVSIKKYRAELAIMMSCKRSIKANHRIDDHSARQLLYQLSQCDNPYNCPHGRPVLVHFTKSDMEKMFRRIQENHTSLRELGKY, encoded by the coding sequence ATGTCTCATATTATTGAATTGCCAGAGGTGCTGGCAAACCAGATCGCGGCAGGGGAGGTTATCGAACGTCCTGCCAGTGTAGTCAAAGAGTTGGTAGAAAATGCCATTGACGCGGGTTCTAGCCAGATTATCATTGAGATTGAGGAATCAGGTCTAAAGAAGATTCAAATCACAGATAATGGCCATGGAATTGCCCACGATGAGGTGGAATTGGCCTTGCGTCGTCATGCAACCAGTAAGATAAAAAATCAAGCAGACCTCTTTCGGATTCGGACGCTCGGATTTCGAGGTGAAGCCCTGCCCTCTATCGCTTCTGTCAGTGTTCTGACTCTGTTGACGGCGGTGGATGGTGCGAGTCATGGGACCAAGCTCGTTGCGCGTGGGGGTGAAGTCGAAGCAATCACTCCTGCGACAAGTCCAGTGGGGACCAAGGTTTGTGTAGAGGACCTCTTTTTCAACACGCCTGCACGTCTCAAGTATATGAAGAGCCAGCAGGCGGAGCTGTCTCATATCATTGATATTGTCAACCGTCTGGGTTTGGCCCATCCAGAGATTTCTTTTAGTTTGATTAGTGATGGCAAGGAAATGACACGAACAGCTGGTACGGGTCAACTACGCCAAGCTATTGCTGGAATTTATGGTTTGGTCAGTGCCAAGAAGATGATAGCCATTGAGAATTCGGATCTAGACTTTGAAATTACAGGTTTTGTGTCTCTGCCTGAGTTGACTCGAGCTAATCGCAACTATATCAGCCTCTTCATCAATGGCCGTTATATCAAGAATTTCCTGCTCAATCGTGCAATTTTGGATGGTTATGGCAGCAAGCTCATGGTGGGACGCTTTCCGCTGGCTGTTATTCATATCCATATTGACCCTTATCTAGCGGATGTCAATGTGCATCCAACCAAGCAAGAGGTGCGAATTTCTAAGGAAAGAGAGCTGATGGCACTTGTCTCAGAAGCTATCGCAAAGAGTCTTAAGGAACAGACCTTGATACCGGATGCCTTGGAAAATCTTGCCAAGTCGACCGTGCGCAATCGTCAAAAGGTGGAGCAGACTATTCTCCCACTCAAAGAAAATACGCTCTACTATGAAAAAACAGAACTCTCAAAACCCAGTCAAGCTGAGGTGGCTGATCATCAGGTTGAATTAACTGAGGAAGGGCAGGATTTAACCCTGTTTGCCAAGGAAACCTTGGATCAGCTAACCAAGCCCGCAAAACTGCATTTTGCAGAGAGAAAGCCTGCTAACTATGACCAACTAGACCATCCAGAGTTAGACCTTGCTAGTCTCGATAAGGCCTATGACAAGTTGGAGCGGGAAGAATCTTCAAGCTTCCCAGAGTTGGAATTTTTCGGGCAAATGCACGGGACTTATCTCTTTGCCCAGGGGCGAGATGGACTCTATATCATTGACCAGCATGCAGCTCAGGAGCGGGTTAAGTACGAGGAGTATCGTGAAAGCATCGGCAATGTTGACCAGAGCCAGCAACAACTCCTAGTACCCTATATCTTTGAATTTCCTGCGGATGATGCCCTTCGTCTTAGGGAAAGAATGCCTCTCTTAGAGGAAGTGGGCGTCTTTCTAGCAGAGTACGGAGAAAATCAATTTATCCTACGTGAACATCCTATTTGGATGGCAGAAGAAGAGATTGAGTCAGGTATCTATGAAATGTGCGACATGCTGCTCTTGACTAAGGAAGTTTCTATCAAAAAATACCGAGCAGAGCTAGCCATCATGATGTCCTGCAAGCGGTCTATCAAGGCCAACCATCGTATCGATGACCATTCAGCTCGACAGCTCCTTTATCAGCTTTCTCAATGTGACAATCCATATAACTGTCCCCATGGACGTCCTGTTTTGGTGCATTTTACCAAGTCAGACATGGAAAAGATGTTCCGACGCATTCAGGAAAATCACACCAGTCTCCGTGAGTTGGGGAAATATTAA
- a CDS encoding LytTR family DNA-binding domain-containing protein translates to MKVELQIKETYEEEKLIVQTPQPTEKVQKVIEFAENLDQKETIKGKIDDQVYLVKIGKIQRFYIENRKVLAETASQTYSIDLRLYQVLEMLPTTFIQISQSEIVNIDSISHLKLTPNGLVEIFLKNESFTYSSRRYLKTIKEKLEL, encoded by the coding sequence ATGAAAGTAGAACTACAGATTAAGGAGACTTACGAGGAGGAAAAGCTGATTGTCCAAACTCCTCAGCCGACCGAAAAAGTCCAGAAAGTCATCGAGTTCGCAGAAAATCTTGACCAAAAAGAAACAATCAAAGGAAAGATTGATGATCAGGTTTATCTAGTTAAGATTGGCAAGATTCAACGCTTCTATATCGAGAATCGCAAGGTTCTAGCAGAAACTGCTAGTCAGACCTACAGTATTGATTTGCGACTCTATCAGGTTCTTGAAATGCTGCCGACCACTTTTATCCAAATTTCCCAATCTGAAATCGTCAATATCGATTCCATCTCTCATCTCAAACTCACTCCCAATGGTCTGGTTGAAATTTTCTTAAAAAATGAAAGCTTCACCTACTCTTCACGCCGTTACCTAAAAACTATCAAGGAGAAATTAGAACTATGA
- a CDS encoding DUF3021 domain-containing protein, protein MKKQIFHDAAAGVLIGLILSILFSLIYAPNSYAPLSPDSLVGQVMVQHQVHGALVLLYCMIIWSAIGVLFSFGSRLFSRDWSLLRATLSHFFLMLAGFVPLATLAGWFPFHWTFYLQLIPEFAIVYLIIWTILYKREAKKVDHINQLLAHKK, encoded by the coding sequence ATGAAAAAACAAATCTTTCACGATGCAGCCGCTGGTGTTCTTATCGGCCTCATCCTCTCTATCCTCTTTTCACTCATTTATGCACCAAATAGCTATGCCCCACTTAGTCCCGATTCTCTAGTCGGACAAGTGATGGTGCAACATCAGGTTCACGGTGCCCTCGTCTTGCTCTACTGTATGATCATCTGGTCAGCTATCGGAGTTCTCTTTAGCTTTGGCAGTCGCTTATTCAGCCGTGACTGGAGCTTGCTCCGTGCCACACTTTCCCATTTTTTCCTCATGCTGGCGGGCTTTGTCCCACTAGCAACTCTGGCTGGTTGGTTCCCCTTCCACTGGACTTTCTATCTCCAGCTCATTCCAGAGTTTGCGATTGTCTACCTTATCATCTGGACTATTCTCTATAAAAGAGAAGCTAAAAAAGTAGACCACATCAATCAACTCTTGGCTCATAAAAAGTAA
- the mutS gene encoding DNA mismatch repair protein MutS, giving the protein MATEKLSPGMQQYVDIKKQYPDAFLLFRMGDFYELFYEDAINAAQILEISLTSRNKNAENPIPMAGVPYHSAQQYIDVLIEQGYKVAIAEQMEDPKQAVGVVKREVVQVITPGTVVDSSKPDSQNNFLVAVDRDGNQFGLAYMDLVTGDFYVTGLLDFTLVCGEIRNLKAREVVLGYDLSEEEEQIFSCQMNLVLSYEKEGFEDIHLLDPRLAAVEQAAASKLLQYVHRTQMRELNHLKPVIRYEIKDFLQMDYATKASLDLVENARSGKKQGSLFWLLDETKTAMGMRLLRSWIHRPLIDKERIVQRQEVVQVFLDHFFERSDLTDSLKGVYDIERLASRVSFGKTNPKDLLQLATTLSSVPRIRAILEGMEQPALAYLIAQLDAIPELESLISAAIAPEAPHVITEGGIIRTGFDETLDKYRRVLREGTSWIAEIEAKERENSGISTLKIDYNKKDGYYFHVTNSQLGNVPAHFFRKATLKNSERFGTEELARIEGDMLEAREKSANLEYEIFMRIREEVSKYIQRLQALAQGIATVDVLQSLAVVAETQHLIRPEFGEDSQIAIQKGRHAVVEKVMGAQTYIPNSIQMSEDTSIQLITGPNMSGKSTYMRQLAMTAVMAQLGSYVPAESAHLPIFDAIFTRIGAADDLVSGQSTFMVEMMEANNAISHATKDSLILFDELGRGTATYDGMALAQSIIEYIHKHIGAKTLFATHYHELTSLESSLEHLVNVHVATLEQDGQVTFLHKIEPGPADKSYGIHVAKIAGLPAELLARADKILTQLENQGTESPVPIRETSAVTEQMSLFDAPEEHPILAELAKLDVYNMTPMQAMNVLVEFKQKL; this is encoded by the coding sequence ATGGCAACAGAAAAGCTATCACCCGGCATGCAACAGTATGTGGATATTAAAAAACAATACCCAGATGCTTTTTTGCTTTTTCGAATGGGTGATTTTTACGAGTTGTTCTATGAAGATGCAATTAATGCAGCGCAAATTTTAGAAATTTCCTTAACAAGTCGGAATAAAAATGCAGAAAATCCGATACCCATGGCGGGTGTCCCCTATCATTCTGCCCAGCAGTATATCGACGTATTGATCGAGCAGGGCTATAAGGTAGCCATAGCCGAGCAGATGGAAGATCCCAAACAAGCAGTTGGTGTTGTCAAGCGAGAGGTGGTCCAGGTCATCACACCTGGGACGGTCGTCGATAGCAGTAAGCCGGATAGTCAGAATAATTTCTTGGTTGCCGTAGATCGCGATGGCAATCAATTTGGTCTGGCTTATATGGATCTAGTGACGGGTGACTTTTATGTGACGGGGCTATTGGATTTCACGTTGGTTTGTGGGGAAATCCGTAACCTCAAGGCTCGTGAAGTGGTGCTGGGTTATGACTTGTCTGAGGAAGAAGAACAAATTTTCAGCTGTCAGATGAATTTGGTGCTTTCTTATGAGAAAGAAGGTTTTGAGGATATTCATTTACTGGATCCACGATTGGCAGCTGTGGAGCAAGCAGCAGCTAGTAAGCTCCTCCAGTATGTTCATCGGACCCAGATGCGGGAATTGAACCATCTTAAACCAGTTATCCGCTATGAAATCAAAGATTTCTTGCAGATGGATTATGCGACCAAGGCTAGTCTGGATTTGGTTGAGAATGCCCGTTCAGGCAAGAAGCAGGGGAGTCTTTTCTGGCTTTTGGATGAAACCAAGACGGCTATGGGCATGCGGCTCTTGCGTTCTTGGATTCATCGTCCTTTGATTGATAAGGAGCGAATCGTCCAGCGTCAAGAGGTGGTGCAGGTATTTCTTGACCACTTCTTTGAGCGTAGTGATTTAACGGACAGTCTCAAGGGTGTTTATGATATCGAACGCTTGGCTAGTCGGGTTTCGTTTGGCAAGACCAATCCCAAGGATCTCTTGCAGTTGGCGACTACCTTATCTAGTGTGCCAAGGATTCGGGCGATTTTAGAGGGAATGGAGCAGCCTGCTTTAGCCTATCTCATCGCACAGTTGGATGCCATTCCAGAGTTAGAGAGCTTGATTAGCGCAGCGATAGCCCCTGAAGCCCCTCACGTGATTACGGAAGGTGGCATTATCCGGACGGGATTTGATGAGACCTTGGATAAATACCGTCGTGTACTCAGAGAAGGGACTAGCTGGATTGCTGAGATTGAGGCTAAGGAGAGAGAAAACTCTGGCATCAGCACGCTTAAGATTGACTACAATAAAAAGGACGGCTACTATTTCCATGTGACCAATTCGCAACTGGGAAATGTGCCAGCCCACTTTTTCCGCAAGGCAACGCTGAAAAACTCGGAACGCTTTGGTACCGAAGAATTGGCCCGTATCGAGGGAGATATGCTGGAGGCGCGTGAGAAGTCAGCCAACCTAGAATATGAAATCTTTATGCGCATCCGTGAGGAAGTCAGCAAGTACATCCAGCGTTTGCAGGCTTTAGCCCAAGGAATTGCGACGGTTGATGTTTTGCAAAGTCTGGCAGTTGTGGCTGAAACCCAGCATTTGATTCGACCTGAGTTTGGAGAGGATTCACAAATCGCTATCCAGAAAGGTCGCCATGCTGTCGTCGAAAAGGTTATGGGAGCGCAGACCTACATTCCAAACAGTATCCAGATGTCAGAAGATACCAGCATTCAACTGATTACGGGACCCAACATGAGCGGGAAGTCAACCTACATGCGCCAGCTAGCCATGACGGCGGTTATGGCCCAGCTGGGTTCTTATGTGCCGGCAGAAAGCGCCCATTTGCCGATCTTCGATGCCATCTTTACCCGTATCGGAGCAGCAGATGACTTGGTTTCAGGTCAATCAACCTTCATGGTGGAGATGATGGAGGCCAACAATGCCATTTCGCATGCGACCAAGGACTCCTTGATTCTCTTCGATGAATTGGGACGGGGAACGGCAACTTATGACGGGATGGCTCTCGCCCAGTCCATCATCGAATACATCCATAAACATATCGGAGCTAAAACCCTCTTTGCGACCCACTATCATGAGTTGACTAGTCTGGAGTCCAGTTTGGAACACTTGGTCAATGTCCACGTGGCAACCTTGGAGCAGGATGGACAGGTTACCTTCCTTCACAAGATTGAACCAGGGCCAGCTGACAAATCCTATGGTATCCACGTTGCTAAGATTGCTGGTTTACCAGCAGAACTTTTAGCAAGGGCGGATAAGATTTTGACCCAACTGGAGAATCAAGGGACGGAAAGTCCTGTTCCCATTAGAGAAACAAGTGCTGTCACAGAGCAGATGTCACTCTTTGATGCGCCTGAAGAACATCCTATCCTAGCAGAATTAGCTAAACTGGATGTGTACAATATGACACCTATGCAGGCTATGAATGTCTTAGTTGAGTTCAAACAAAAATTATAA
- the argR gene encoding arginine repressor — protein MRKRERHQLIKKMITEEKLGTQKEIQDRLEARNVYVTQTTLSRDLREIGLTKVKKNDMVYYVLANETDKIDLVEFLSHHLEGVARAEFTLVLHTKLGEAAVLANIVDANKDEWILGTVAGANTLLIICRDQHVAKLMEDRLLDLMKDK, from the coding sequence ATGAGAAAAAGAGAACGGCATCAATTGATTAAAAAGATGATCACCGAAGAAAAACTTGGGACACAAAAAGAGATTCAAGATCGTTTAGAAGCTCGTAATGTTTATGTGACACAAACGACTTTGTCACGTGATTTGCGTGAAATCGGCTTGACCAAGGTTAAGAAAAATGATATGGTGTATTATGTACTAGCAAATGAGACAGATAAGATTGATTTAGTTGAGTTTTTGTCTCATCACTTAGAAGGTGTTGCAAGAGCAGAGTTCACCTTGGTACTTCATACCAAACTTGGGGAAGCTGCAGTCTTAGCAAACATTGTAGATGCAAACAAGGATGAATGGATTTTAGGAACGGTTGCTGGTGCTAATACCTTATTGATTATTTGTCGAGACCAGCACGTTGCCAAGCTGATGGAAGATCGTTTGCTAGATTTGATGAAAGATAAATAA
- the argS gene encoding arginine--tRNA ligase — protein MNTKELIASELASVIDSLDQEAILNLLETPKNSEMGDIAFPAFSLAKVARKAPQMIAADIAEKINSHAFEKVVATGPYVNFFLDKSAISAQVLQDVITEKDHYADQTIGKQENVVIDMSSPNIAKPFSIGHLRSTVIGDSLSHIFQKIGYQTVKVNHLGDWGKQFGMLIVAYKKWGNEEAVKAHPIDELLKLYVRINAEAEKDPSLDEEAREWFRKLENGDEEALALWQWFRDESLVEFNRLYNELQVDFDSYNGEAFYNDKMDAVVDILAEKGLLVESEGAQVVNLEKYGIEHPALIKKSDGATLYITRDLAAALYRKNEYQFAKSIYVVGQEQSAHFKQLKAVLQEMGYDWSQDIVHVPFGLVTKEGKKLSTRKGNVILLEPTIAEAVSRAKAQIEAKNPELENKDQVAHAVGVGAIKFYDLKTDRTNGYDFDLEAMVSFEGETGPYVQYAYARIQSILRKADFKPDTVGNYSLNDAESWEIIKLLQDFPRIINRAADNFEPSIIAKFAISLAQAFNKYYAHTRILDESPERDSRLALSYATAVVLKEALRLLGVEAPEKM, from the coding sequence ATGAATACAAAAGAATTGATTGCTAGCGAGTTGGCTAGCGTCATTGATAGCCTGGACCAAGAGGCTATTTTAAATTTACTGGAAACACCTAAAAACTCAGAAATGGGAGACATCGCCTTCCCTGCCTTTTCTCTAGCAAAGGTCGCGCGTAAAGCTCCGCAAATGATCGCAGCAGATATTGCTGAAAAAATCAATAGTCATGCCTTTGAAAAGGTTGTTGCTACTGGACCTTACGTTAACTTTTTCCTTGATAAATCTGCTATTTCGGCTCAGGTATTACAGGATGTTATCACTGAAAAAGATCACTATGCTGACCAAACCATTGGCAAGCAAGAAAATGTCGTTATCGATATGTCTAGTCCCAATATCGCAAAACCATTCTCTATTGGGCACTTGCGTTCAACAGTTATCGGAGATAGCTTATCACATATTTTCCAAAAAATCGGTTATCAAACGGTCAAGGTCAACCACCTAGGAGACTGGGGCAAACAGTTTGGAATGTTGATCGTTGCCTACAAGAAATGGGGAAATGAAGAAGCCGTTAAAGCACATCCAATCGATGAACTTCTTAAACTCTACGTTCGCATCAATGCTGAAGCTGAAAAAGACCCTAGCTTGGATGAAGAAGCACGCGAATGGTTCCGCAAACTGGAAAATGGAGATGAGGAAGCCCTCGCTCTCTGGCAATGGTTCCGTGATGAAAGTTTAGTGGAATTCAACCGCCTTTACAATGAATTGCAAGTTGATTTTGACAGCTACAACGGAGAAGCCTTCTACAATGATAAGATGGATGCTGTTGTAGACATTCTCGCTGAAAAAGGACTTCTTGTTGAGTCAGAAGGGGCTCAAGTTGTGAATCTTGAGAAATATGGAATTGAACATCCAGCCCTTATCAAAAAATCTGATGGTGCAACTCTCTATATCACACGTGACTTGGCTGCAGCCCTCTACCGTAAAAACGAATACCAATTTGCAAAATCCATCTATGTTGTTGGTCAAGAGCAATCTGCCCACTTCAAACAACTCAAGGCAGTACTACAAGAGATGGGCTACGATTGGAGCCAAGACATTGTCCATGTTCCATTTGGATTGGTAACAAAAGAAGGGAAAAAACTCTCTACTCGTAAAGGAAATGTCATCTTGCTAGAACCGACTATCGCTGAGGCTGTTAGTCGTGCCAAAGCCCAAATCGAGGCGAAAAATCCTGAGTTAGAAAATAAAGACCAAGTTGCCCACGCTGTTGGAGTTGGGGCTATCAAGTTCTATGATCTTAAGACCGACCGTACAAATGGATATGACTTCGACCTTGAAGCTATGGTATCCTTTGAAGGAGAAACTGGACCTTACGTTCAATACGCCTACGCTCGTATCCAATCTATCTTGCGCAAAGCCGATTTCAAGCCAGATACAGTTGGCAACTACAGCCTGAATGATGCTGAAAGCTGGGAAATCATAAAACTACTCCAAGACTTTCCACGTATTATCAATCGTGCAGCAGATAACTTTGAACCTTCTATCATTGCGAAATTTGCGATTAGTCTTGCTCAAGCCTTTAACAAATATTATGCACATACACGTATCCTAGATGAAAGTCCTGAGCGCGACAGTCGTCTAGCACTCAGCTACGCAACCGCAGTGGTCCTCAAAGAAGCCCTTCGTTTGCTCGGAGTAGAAGCGCCGGAGAAGATGTGA